One genomic segment of Kocuria rhizophila DC2201 includes these proteins:
- the def gene encoding peptide deformylase, with amino-acid sequence MSILRIRTIGDPVLRTPAQEVPQFDESLRTLVRDMVETMYAVGGVGLAAPQVGVGLQIFTWGIEGDEGHVVNPRLSVGHEPQDGGEGCLSVPGLSYETPRMDSATLTGVDMHGRPVHRDATGLLARCFQHETDHLRGTLYVDRLEGEHRRDAMRQLRGEAFRATAERIARERDEQRGVAPRPAGDAPRATGAAASSFVRSPDDAAGPGSAFGRASGPGASRTRRGASSSGGAPRAQHGAEQTRRPGGAR; translated from the coding sequence GTGAGTATTCTGCGCATCCGCACCATCGGGGACCCGGTGCTGCGGACCCCGGCCCAGGAGGTCCCGCAGTTCGACGAGTCCCTGCGCACGCTGGTGCGGGACATGGTCGAGACCATGTACGCCGTGGGCGGTGTCGGCCTGGCCGCGCCCCAGGTGGGAGTGGGGCTGCAGATCTTCACGTGGGGCATCGAGGGGGACGAGGGCCACGTGGTCAACCCCCGGTTGAGCGTGGGCCACGAGCCACAGGACGGCGGGGAGGGGTGCCTCTCGGTGCCCGGCCTCTCCTACGAGACGCCCCGCATGGACAGCGCCACCCTCACGGGCGTGGACATGCACGGCCGCCCGGTGCACCGGGACGCCACTGGTCTGCTGGCCCGCTGCTTCCAGCACGAGACCGACCACCTTCGGGGCACGCTCTACGTGGACCGGCTGGAGGGCGAGCACCGCAGGGACGCCATGCGGCAGCTGCGCGGGGAGGCCTTCCGCGCCACCGCCGAGCGGATCGCCCGGGAGCGGGACGAGCAGCGCGGCGTCGCCCCCCGTCCCGCCGGTGACGCGCCACGGGCCACCGGGGCCGCGGCGTCCTCGTTCGTCCGGTCCCCCGACGACGCCGCGGGGCCCGGTTCCGCGTTCGGACGCGCCTCCGGCCCGGGCGCGTCCCGCACACGGCGCGGCGCTAGTTCGTCCGGCGGCGCACCGCGCGCGCAGCACGGGGCCGAGCAAACCCGACGCCCGGGAGGTGCACGATGA
- a CDS encoding methionyl-tRNA formyltransferase, whose product MPIVYAGTPETAVAPLEALHEDPRIEVRAVLTREDAPVGRKRVMTPSAVGRRAEELGLPVLKANRVTPEVQQALRAKGARIGAVVAYGALLPRPALDVFEHGWINLHFSLLPQWRGAAPVQRALMAGDTVVGASTFVLDEGMDTGPVVGTLTDKVREEDTAGTVLARLAREGSPLLAESLLGVASEAVHPEAQRGEPSAAPKLTGADARITWQHPAVAVAHHVRGVTPEPGAWTEFEGQRLKVDRVVPAPGVTGIAPGHVVIREKRVYAGTGSYAVELTRVQPGGKKPMAALDWARGTQHREQVAFT is encoded by the coding sequence CTGCCGATCGTCTACGCGGGCACCCCGGAGACCGCGGTGGCACCGCTGGAGGCGCTGCACGAGGATCCCCGGATCGAGGTGCGCGCCGTGCTGACGCGCGAGGACGCGCCCGTGGGCCGCAAGCGGGTCATGACCCCCTCCGCGGTGGGGCGGCGCGCCGAGGAGCTGGGCCTGCCCGTGCTCAAGGCCAACCGCGTGACCCCCGAAGTGCAGCAGGCCCTGCGGGCCAAGGGCGCCCGGATCGGTGCGGTGGTGGCCTACGGCGCCCTGCTGCCCCGCCCGGCGCTGGACGTGTTCGAGCACGGCTGGATCAACCTGCACTTCTCCCTGCTCCCGCAGTGGCGCGGGGCCGCCCCGGTGCAGCGCGCGCTCATGGCGGGGGACACCGTGGTGGGCGCCTCCACGTTCGTCCTGGACGAGGGCATGGACACGGGCCCCGTGGTGGGCACCCTTACGGACAAGGTCCGCGAGGAGGACACCGCCGGCACCGTGCTCGCGCGCCTGGCCCGCGAGGGCTCACCGCTGCTCGCGGAGTCCCTCCTGGGCGTGGCCTCCGAGGCGGTGCATCCCGAGGCCCAACGGGGCGAGCCCAGCGCCGCCCCCAAGCTCACGGGCGCGGACGCCCGGATCACGTGGCAGCACCCCGCGGTGGCGGTGGCACACCACGTCCGGGGCGTGACCCCCGAGCCCGGAGCGTGGACGGAGTTCGAGGGCCAGCGGCTCAAGGTGGACCGCGTGGTCCCCGCACCCGGCGTCACGGGCATCGCCCCGGGTCACGTGGTGATCCGGGAGAAGCGGGTCTACGCGGGAACCGGGTCCTACGCGGTGGAACTGACCCGCGTGCAGCCCGGCGGCAAGAAGCCCATGGCGGCCCTGGACTGGGCCCGGGGCACACAACACAGGGAACAGGTGGCGTTCACATGA
- a CDS encoding RsmB/NOP family class I SAM-dependent RNA methyltransferase, whose amino-acid sequence MSQDRSTHGSGSSQNPRGRGSSDRRGPSNLRGGATDRPGAPGDRRGRENRDGAASTGSRRNAKGHERNRRAQHERAYSAQAPGQRRRQSDPARLAAFRALRAVTSEDAYGNLVLPGLVRELRLDRRDAAFATELGYGAMRFSGTWDAVLAECVDRPLEQLDPAVLDALRLGTHQLLAMRVPDHAALDATVGLVRGEIGQGPAGLVNAVLRKVARRSQEEWFEALEAEQPDRWRRMGIRHAHPVWEIRALRRALRANGRDPEEITALLEADNEAPRVHLVALPGLGSLEGALEAGAEPGDLVPGSAVSGGGDVHRVPGTREGVVRVQDAGSQLVARVLAAADVTEDSGRWADLCAGPGGKAALLAALAHERGAHLLANEVSEHRGELVRQSLQPVPRDAWEVRTGDAREVPGWHPGGFDRVLVDVPCTGLGALRRRPEARWRRTPSDVADLATVQRELLRAAVDATRPGGVVLYATCSPHTAETHDVLHDLLDERTDVTVLDTAHLAARAALPGALDGDRAVRHEVPGGGSSVQLWPHVHGTDAMYMVALRRTA is encoded by the coding sequence ATGAGTCAGGACCGCAGCACCCACGGGTCGGGCAGCTCGCAGAACCCTCGAGGCCGCGGCTCCTCGGACCGTCGTGGTCCGTCCAACCTGCGGGGCGGCGCCACGGACCGCCCCGGTGCACCCGGTGACCGCCGCGGCCGGGAGAACCGTGACGGGGCGGCGTCGACCGGCTCGCGCCGCAACGCCAAGGGCCACGAGCGCAACCGGCGGGCCCAGCACGAGCGGGCCTACTCCGCGCAGGCGCCGGGACAGCGGCGCCGCCAGTCCGATCCGGCCCGGCTGGCCGCGTTCCGCGCGCTGCGGGCGGTGACCTCCGAGGACGCCTACGGCAACCTGGTGCTGCCCGGGCTGGTGCGGGAGCTGCGCCTGGACCGGCGGGACGCCGCGTTCGCCACGGAGCTGGGCTACGGCGCCATGCGCTTCAGCGGCACGTGGGACGCCGTGCTCGCCGAGTGCGTGGACCGCCCCCTGGAGCAGCTGGACCCCGCGGTGCTGGACGCCCTGCGGCTGGGCACCCACCAGCTGCTGGCCATGCGCGTGCCAGACCACGCGGCGCTCGACGCCACGGTGGGCCTCGTGCGCGGGGAGATCGGGCAGGGGCCCGCCGGGCTCGTCAACGCGGTGCTGCGCAAGGTCGCCCGCCGCAGCCAGGAGGAGTGGTTCGAGGCCCTGGAGGCCGAGCAGCCCGACCGGTGGCGCCGCATGGGCATCCGCCACGCCCACCCCGTGTGGGAGATCCGGGCCCTGCGCCGCGCGCTGCGTGCCAACGGCCGGGACCCCGAGGAGATCACGGCCCTGCTGGAGGCGGACAACGAGGCACCGCGCGTGCACCTCGTGGCCCTGCCCGGGCTCGGGTCCCTGGAGGGTGCGCTCGAGGCCGGTGCCGAGCCCGGGGACCTCGTCCCGGGAAGCGCCGTGAGCGGTGGCGGGGACGTGCACCGCGTCCCTGGCACCCGAGAGGGCGTGGTGCGCGTCCAGGACGCCGGCTCGCAGCTCGTGGCGCGGGTGCTGGCCGCCGCAGACGTCACCGAGGACTCCGGGCGCTGGGCGGACCTGTGCGCCGGCCCCGGTGGCAAGGCCGCACTGCTGGCGGCACTGGCCCACGAGCGCGGGGCCCACCTGCTCGCCAACGAGGTGAGCGAGCACCGCGGTGAGCTCGTGCGCCAGTCCCTGCAGCCCGTGCCCCGCGACGCCTGGGAGGTGCGCACCGGTGACGCCCGTGAGGTCCCCGGCTGGCACCCGGGGGGCTTCGACCGCGTGCTCGTGGACGTGCCCTGCACCGGGCTGGGGGCGCTGCGGCGCCGCCCGGAGGCCCGGTGGCGGCGCACACCGTCCGACGTCGCGGACCTCGCGACCGTCCAGCGGGAGCTGCTGCGCGCCGCGGTGGACGCCACCCGCCCCGGGGGCGTGGTGCTCTACGCCACGTGCTCGCCGCACACCGCCGAGACCCACGACGTCCTGCACGACCTGCTGGACGAGCGCACGGACGTCACGGTGCTGGACACGGCACACCTCGCCGCACGCGCCGCCCTTCCCGGTGCCCTCGACGGCGACCGCGCCGTGCGCCACGAGGTCCCCGGCGGCGGCTCGAGCGTGCAGCTGTGGCCGCACGTGCACGGCACCGACGCGATGTACATGGTCGCGCTGCGCCGCACCGCCTGA
- the rpe gene encoding ribulose-phosphate 3-epimerase encodes MTRCDIHPSILSADFSRLGEELQRISTADAAHVDVMDNHFVPNLTLGLPVVERLQAVSPVPLDLHLMIEDPDRWAPAYAEAGCASVTFHAEAAAAPVKLARELRAAGAKAGLAVRPATPVEPYLDLLPELDMLLVMTVEPGFGGQKFLDVTLPKLRRAAQAVRAHGGTVALQVDGGITEETIVRAAEAGADTFVAGSAVYGAEDPGAAIEALRGTARRHMG; translated from the coding sequence ATGACCCGCTGTGACATCCACCCGTCCATCCTCTCCGCCGACTTCTCCCGCCTGGGGGAGGAGCTGCAGCGCATCAGCACCGCGGACGCCGCCCACGTGGACGTGATGGACAACCACTTCGTCCCCAACCTGACCCTGGGCCTGCCCGTGGTCGAGCGGCTGCAGGCGGTCTCGCCCGTGCCGCTGGACCTGCACCTGATGATCGAGGACCCGGACCGCTGGGCGCCCGCGTACGCCGAGGCGGGCTGCGCGTCCGTGACGTTCCACGCGGAGGCCGCGGCCGCCCCGGTCAAGCTGGCCCGGGAGCTGCGGGCCGCGGGCGCGAAGGCGGGACTCGCGGTGCGCCCGGCCACGCCCGTCGAGCCGTACCTGGACCTGCTCCCGGAGCTGGACATGCTGCTCGTGATGACCGTGGAACCGGGCTTCGGCGGCCAGAAGTTCCTGGACGTCACGCTGCCCAAGCTGAGGCGGGCGGCGCAGGCCGTGCGCGCGCACGGCGGCACCGTGGCGCTGCAGGTGGACGGCGGGATCACCGAGGAGACGATCGTGCGCGCGGCCGAGGCCGGCGCGGACACCTTCGTGGCCGGTTCGGCCGTGTACGGCGCGGAGGATCCCGGTGCGGCGATCGAGGCGCTGCGCGGCACCGCACGGCGTCACATGGGCTGA
- the pnuC gene encoding nicotinamide riboside transporter PnuC, which yields MDVLRWLFDAQLRVGDGFILWREVLGNVFGLLSALGGMRRKVWAWPVGIVGNAILLTVFLGAVFETPNPVNLLGQAGRQIMFIAVSVYGWVQWRRSRGAQQEAVTPRWASGRQRILLVGAMVLGTAALTPVFRALGSYEPVWADAWIFMGSLLATLGMARGWVEFWLFWVLVDVVGVPLLFSAGYYASGLMYLFYGGFTLAGFFVWWRVNTRQRRAATIGTGFPDLQLSVKDDRP from the coding sequence GTGGACGTCCTGCGTTGGTTGTTCGACGCGCAGCTGCGAGTGGGCGACGGCTTCATCCTGTGGCGCGAGGTGCTCGGCAACGTGTTCGGGCTGCTGTCCGCACTGGGTGGGATGCGCCGGAAGGTCTGGGCGTGGCCCGTGGGGATCGTGGGCAACGCGATCCTGCTGACGGTCTTCCTGGGGGCGGTCTTCGAGACCCCCAATCCCGTGAACCTCCTGGGCCAGGCGGGGCGGCAGATCATGTTCATCGCCGTGTCCGTGTACGGCTGGGTGCAGTGGCGCCGCTCCCGGGGTGCCCAGCAGGAGGCCGTGACCCCGCGCTGGGCCTCGGGCCGGCAGCGCATCCTGCTGGTGGGTGCCATGGTGCTCGGCACCGCCGCACTGACCCCTGTGTTCCGCGCCCTGGGCTCCTACGAGCCCGTGTGGGCCGACGCCTGGATCTTCATGGGCTCGCTGCTCGCCACCCTCGGCATGGCCAGGGGCTGGGTGGAGTTCTGGCTGTTCTGGGTGCTCGTGGATGTAGTGGGCGTGCCCCTGCTGTTCTCCGCGGGCTACTACGCCTCCGGCCTGATGTACCTGTTCTACGGGGGGTTCACGCTCGCGGGCTTCTTCGTGTGGTGGCGCGTCAACACGCGCCAGCGCCGGGCGGCCACGATCGGCACGGGCTTCCCGGACCTGCAGCTCTCGGTGAAGGACGACCGCCCGTGA
- the ribD gene encoding bifunctional diaminohydroxyphosphoribosylaminopyrimidine deaminase/5-amino-6-(5-phosphoribosylamino)uracil reductase RibD, producing MSAADDAAGPAPAGPSGSARGGHAPSSAAGVAAEGTPDSAAPEVLPTADRTTRDRAVDPASDATFTAAETAGMRAALAAAARGVRGANPVVGAALLGPTGQLLHVGHHRGAGTPHAEVDVLQQARAARTPLEGSTLVVTLEPCHHTGRTGPCTAAVEAAGVPRVVYALADPTAEARGGGAALRSHGVHVRAGLLADEARELNERWLRAREQARPFVSLKIAQSLDGRVAAADGTSQWITGLPARAEGHALRTRVDAILVGGGTLRGDDPALTARDAEGAPCARQPLRAVMSTRPVPPEARIRVGTAHDFTAADTAARSPVPGTDAGSAAPTWGAATETSAQAPDAETSMPGPGAGSPSLAPRPDAVTATPAASAPATSGPAEGLDGRFVHLSTHDPREALTRLRDLGAAHVLVEGGPTVAAAFLAADLVDELWLHQAPLLLGDGAASVGALGIGTLAAASSWRGDPVGVQDGPVAAVGEDLRWHLRPAPR from the coding sequence GTGAGCGCCGCCGACGACGCCGCGGGGCCGGCCCCCGCAGGTCCCAGCGGTTCCGCACGGGGTGGGCACGCGCCGTCCTCCGCTGCCGGGGTGGCAGCGGAGGGGACGCCTGATTCGGCCGCCCCCGAGGTGCTGCCCACGGCTGACCGGACGACCCGCGACCGGGCGGTGGACCCCGCGTCCGATGCCACCTTCACGGCCGCCGAGACCGCCGGGATGCGGGCCGCCCTGGCCGCGGCCGCCCGCGGTGTGCGCGGGGCGAACCCCGTGGTGGGTGCGGCCCTGCTGGGACCCACCGGACAGCTGCTGCACGTGGGGCACCACCGGGGGGCCGGCACGCCCCACGCCGAGGTGGACGTGCTCCAGCAGGCCCGTGCGGCACGGACCCCGTTGGAGGGGTCCACCCTGGTGGTCACGCTGGAGCCGTGCCACCACACGGGACGCACCGGTCCGTGCACGGCGGCCGTGGAGGCGGCCGGGGTGCCCCGCGTGGTCTACGCCCTCGCGGACCCCACGGCCGAGGCGCGCGGGGGAGGGGCGGCACTGCGCTCCCACGGCGTCCACGTGCGTGCCGGGCTCCTCGCCGACGAGGCCCGGGAGCTCAACGAGCGATGGCTGCGCGCCCGGGAGCAGGCCAGACCGTTCGTAAGCCTCAAGATCGCCCAGAGCCTCGACGGCCGGGTGGCCGCGGCGGACGGGACGAGCCAGTGGATCACGGGGCTCCCGGCCCGGGCTGAGGGCCACGCGCTGCGCACCCGGGTGGACGCGATCCTCGTGGGTGGCGGCACGCTGCGCGGCGACGACCCCGCCCTCACGGCACGCGACGCCGAGGGGGCACCGTGTGCACGGCAGCCCCTGCGCGCGGTGATGTCCACCAGGCCGGTGCCCCCGGAGGCGCGAATCCGCGTGGGCACGGCGCACGACTTCACGGCCGCCGACACCGCCGCACGGAGCCCGGTCCCGGGCACGGACGCGGGCTCCGCAGCCCCGACGTGGGGCGCGGCCACCGAAACCTCAGCGCAGGCCCCGGACGCCGAGACCTCGATGCCGGGCCCGGGGGCCGGCTCCCCGTCCCTGGCACCGAGACCGGACGCCGTCACCGCCACTCCCGCCGCCTCCGCCCCGGCCACTTCGGGCCCGGCCGAGGGGCTCGACGGGCGGTTCGTCCACCTGAGCACTCACGACCCCCGGGAGGCGCTCACGCGGCTGCGGGATCTGGGAGCGGCCCACGTGCTCGTGGAGGGCGGGCCCACGGTCGCCGCCGCGTTCCTCGCCGCGGACCTCGTGGACGAGCTGTGGCTCCACCAGGCCCCGCTGCTGCTGGGCGACGGCGCGGCCTCCGTGGGTGCGCTGGGCATCGGGACGCTGGCGGCGGCGTCGTCGTGGCGCGGTGATCCCGTCGGGGTGCAGGACGGTCCCGTCGCGGCCGTGGGCGAGGACCTGCGGTGGCACCTGCGCCCCGCACCCCGTTGA
- the ribB gene encoding 3,4-dihydroxy-2-butanone-4-phosphate synthase → MFTGIVETQATVERVERLAQDAARLHLRAGALVADLPRGGSLAVNGVCLTAVPGEDAGAATFTADVMGETLRLTTLGRLGPGETVNVERCTAAGQRLDGHVVQGHVDGVGTVVHRERHTGWDTVRVEVPAELARYTAVKGSIAVDGVSLTVTAVSAPGESPAWFEVGVIPETLRVTTLGARAEGEAVNLEVDVLAKYAERLAACAAPVAQAVRLDPVPDAVAAIASGAAVVVVDDEDRENEGDLVFAAQHASPPLMGFTVRHSSGVVCVPMTGPRADQLDLPPMTAHNEDAKGTAYTVTCDAKVGVSTGISARDRALTARLLAQPGTSAADLTRPGHVLPLRAVPGGVRERPGHTEAAVELARLAGCEPVGAIAEIVDDAGEPRRAPALRRFADEHGLVMISIADLVAHLDAADRRAAEQCAPDRDASDRDDVARERSRPTVQDSPVAASDARYGAGRAAADAVSGAQRGAGA, encoded by the coding sequence GTGTTCACAGGAATCGTCGAAACCCAGGCCACCGTGGAGCGCGTGGAGCGGCTCGCGCAGGACGCCGCCAGGCTCCACCTGCGCGCGGGGGCGCTGGTCGCGGATCTTCCCCGGGGCGGCTCGCTGGCCGTGAACGGGGTGTGCCTGACCGCGGTGCCCGGCGAGGACGCGGGAGCGGCCACGTTCACCGCGGACGTCATGGGGGAGACCCTGCGCCTGACCACGCTGGGCCGGCTGGGCCCGGGCGAGACCGTGAACGTGGAGCGCTGCACGGCGGCCGGCCAGCGTCTGGACGGGCACGTGGTGCAGGGCCACGTGGACGGCGTGGGCACCGTGGTCCACCGTGAGCGGCACACCGGGTGGGACACGGTGCGGGTCGAGGTGCCGGCGGAGCTCGCCCGCTACACCGCCGTCAAGGGCTCGATCGCCGTGGACGGGGTGTCCCTCACGGTCACGGCGGTCAGTGCACCGGGCGAGTCACCGGCGTGGTTCGAGGTGGGCGTGATCCCGGAGACCCTGCGGGTCACCACCCTGGGGGCGCGGGCCGAGGGCGAGGCCGTGAACCTGGAGGTGGACGTGCTCGCGAAGTACGCCGAGCGCCTCGCGGCCTGCGCGGCCCCGGTGGCGCAGGCCGTGCGGCTCGACCCGGTCCCGGACGCGGTCGCGGCCATCGCCTCGGGGGCCGCGGTGGTGGTCGTGGACGATGAGGACCGCGAGAACGAGGGGGACCTCGTGTTCGCCGCCCAGCACGCGAGCCCGCCGCTCATGGGCTTCACCGTGCGCCACAGCTCGGGGGTCGTGTGCGTGCCCATGACCGGGCCGCGGGCGGACCAGCTGGACCTGCCTCCCATGACCGCGCACAACGAGGACGCCAAGGGCACCGCCTACACCGTGACGTGCGACGCGAAGGTGGGAGTGTCCACCGGGATCAGCGCCCGGGACCGCGCCCTGACCGCCCGGCTGCTCGCCCAGCCGGGCACCTCCGCCGCGGACCTCACCCGCCCCGGCCACGTCCTGCCGCTGCGCGCGGTCCCCGGGGGCGTGCGCGAGCGCCCCGGACACACCGAGGCCGCCGTGGAGCTCGCCCGCCTGGCCGGGTGCGAGCCCGTGGGCGCGATCGCCGAGATCGTCGACGACGCCGGTGAGCCCCGCCGCGCGCCCGCCCTGCGCCGCTTCGCGGACGAGCACGGACTCGTGATGATCAGCATCGCCGACCTCGTGGCCCACCTCGACGCCGCCGACCGCCGCGCCGCTGAGCAGTGCGCGCCCGACCGGGACGCCTCGGACCGGGACGACGTCGCCCGGGAGCGGTCTCGCCCGACCGTGCAGGACTCGCCCGTGGCCGCGTCCGACGCACGGTACGGTGCCGGCCGCGCCGCCGCGGACGCGGTGAGCGGTGCGCAGCGGGGTGCCGGCGCATGA
- a CDS encoding GTP cyclohydrolase II, producing the protein MSRVHNGMGRGTEERGRRRAGAAPGGTHAPVLEHSEPVTVPTDHGTFSVVGWRVPERSGAPATEHVSLSAPPPAGEEKLAPLVRLHSECLTGDVFGSWRCDCGPQLHLALERIHTHGGTVLYLRNHEGRGIGLVNKLRAYKLQDAGADTVDANTMLGLPAEARDYTAAARILTAMNLTTVRLLTNNPDKVSKLEALGITVADVLAHEVSPRTENVDYLRTKRDRMHHHLTHLAPGENS; encoded by the coding sequence ATGAGCCGAGTCCACAACGGCATGGGCCGGGGCACCGAGGAACGCGGACGGCGTCGTGCGGGCGCGGCACCGGGCGGCACGCACGCCCCGGTGCTGGAGCACTCCGAGCCGGTGACCGTGCCCACCGACCACGGCACGTTCTCCGTGGTCGGCTGGCGGGTCCCGGAACGCTCGGGGGCACCCGCGACCGAGCACGTCTCCCTCTCCGCGCCCCCGCCCGCGGGGGAGGAGAAGCTGGCGCCGCTCGTGCGGCTGCACTCCGAGTGCCTCACCGGGGACGTATTCGGGTCCTGGCGCTGCGACTGCGGACCCCAGCTGCACCTGGCGCTGGAGCGGATCCACACCCACGGCGGCACCGTGCTGTACCTGCGCAACCACGAGGGCCGCGGCATCGGCCTCGTGAACAAGCTGCGGGCCTACAAGCTCCAGGACGCCGGGGCGGACACCGTGGACGCCAACACCATGCTGGGGCTGCCCGCCGAGGCCCGCGACTACACGGCCGCCGCCCGCATCCTCACGGCCATGAACCTCACCACGGTCCGGCTGCTGACCAACAACCCGGACAAGGTCAGCAAGCTCGAGGCCCTCGGGATCACCGTGGCGGACGTGCTCGCCCACGAGGTCAGCCCCCGCACAGAGAACGTCGACTACCTGCGCACCAAGCGCGACCGCATGCACCACCACCTCACCCACCTCGCACCAGGAGAGAACTCATGA
- the ribH gene encoding 6,7-dimethyl-8-ribityllumazine synthase, which produces MSGHGAPTTDATTLDASTLRVAVVAASWHTTIMDGLLDGARRALADARAGHVVQVRVPGSFELPVAASRLAGDVDAVVALGVVVRGGTPHFDYVCHAATSGLTEVSVRTGTPVGFGLLTCDTEEQGLDRAGLEGSHEDKGYEAAHAALSTALTLGY; this is translated from the coding sequence ATGAGCGGACACGGAGCACCCACCACCGACGCCACGACCCTCGACGCCTCGACGCTGCGCGTCGCAGTGGTCGCCGCCAGCTGGCACACCACCATCATGGACGGGCTGCTCGACGGTGCCCGGCGCGCGCTCGCGGACGCCCGCGCCGGGCACGTGGTGCAGGTGCGCGTGCCCGGCAGCTTCGAGCTGCCCGTCGCGGCGAGCCGGCTCGCGGGTGACGTGGACGCGGTGGTCGCGCTCGGCGTCGTCGTCCGCGGGGGCACCCCGCACTTCGACTACGTGTGCCACGCGGCCACCTCAGGGCTCACGGAGGTGTCCGTGCGCACCGGGACCCCGGTGGGCTTCGGGCTGCTCACGTGCGACACCGAGGAGCAGGGCCTGGACCGTGCCGGGCTCGAGGGCTCCCACGAGGACAAGGGCTACGAGGCCGCCCACGCCGCACTGAGCACGGCACTGACCCTGGGGTACTGA
- a CDS encoding phosphoribosyl-ATP diphosphatase, producing the protein MKTFEDLFAELSAKAARRPEGSKTVAELDAGVHGIGKKVVEEAAEVWMACEYESDAEAAEEISQLLYHVQVMMIAKGMSLEDVYTHL; encoded by the coding sequence GTGAAAACCTTTGAAGACCTCTTCGCCGAACTCAGTGCCAAGGCCGCCCGCCGACCGGAGGGCTCCAAGACCGTCGCGGAGCTCGACGCGGGCGTGCACGGCATCGGCAAGAAGGTCGTGGAGGAGGCCGCCGAGGTCTGGATGGCGTGCGAGTACGAGTCGGACGCCGAGGCCGCCGAGGAGATCTCCCAGCTGCTCTACCACGTGCAGGTCATGATGATCGCCAAGGGCATGAGCCTCGAGGACGTCTACACGCACCTGTGA
- the hisG gene encoding ATP phosphoribosyltransferase, whose amino-acid sequence MLRVAVPNKGALSESAITMLTEAGYRQRRSSRELVLVDNDNGVEFFYLRPRDIAIYVGGGTLDLGITGRDLLLDSGAEAAEELCLDFARSTFRLAGPLGQFSSVQDLQGKRIATSYQVLLERHLAEQGVDAEVVRLDGAVESSIRLGVADAIADVVETGNTLRAAGLEIFDEPIMTSEALLIRRGDEPEPEGLSVLRRRLQGVLVARQYVMMDYDIREELLPAATEITPGMEGPTISPLGRDGAVAVRSMVRKADTNKVMDALYEVGARAILVSPIQAARI is encoded by the coding sequence ATGCTGCGAGTCGCCGTGCCCAACAAGGGCGCGCTGTCCGAGTCCGCCATCACCATGCTCACCGAGGCCGGGTACCGGCAGCGGCGCAGCAGCCGCGAGCTCGTGCTCGTGGACAACGACAACGGCGTGGAGTTCTTCTACCTGCGCCCCCGGGACATCGCCATCTACGTGGGCGGCGGCACCCTGGACCTCGGGATCACCGGACGGGACCTGCTGCTGGACTCCGGGGCCGAGGCCGCCGAGGAGCTGTGCCTGGACTTCGCCCGCTCCACGTTCCGCCTGGCGGGCCCGCTCGGGCAGTTCAGCTCCGTGCAGGACCTGCAGGGCAAGCGGATCGCCACGAGCTACCAGGTGCTGCTGGAGCGCCACCTCGCCGAGCAGGGCGTGGACGCCGAGGTGGTGCGCCTGGACGGCGCGGTGGAGTCCTCCATCCGCCTGGGTGTCGCGGACGCGATCGCGGACGTCGTGGAGACGGGCAACACCCTGAGGGCCGCGGGACTCGAAATCTTCGACGAGCCCATCATGACCTCCGAGGCGCTGCTGATCCGCCGCGGTGACGAACCGGAGCCCGAGGGGCTCAGCGTGCTGCGGCGTCGGCTGCAGGGCGTCCTGGTGGCCCGGCAGTACGTGATGATGGACTACGACATCCGCGAGGAGCTGCTGCCCGCGGCCACCGAGATCACCCCCGGCATGGAGGGCCCCACCATCTCCCCGCTGGGGCGCGACGGTGCCGTGGCGGTGCGCTCGATGGTGCGCAAGGCGGACACCAACAAGGTCATGGACGCGCTCTACGAGGTGGGCGCCCGCGCCATCCTGGTCTCCCCGATCCAGGCGGCGCGGATCTGA